Proteins from a single region of Ziziphus jujuba cultivar Dongzao chromosome 1, ASM3175591v1:
- the LOC107427160 gene encoding uncharacterized protein LOC107427160, translated as MPLYDCMLLLKPHVRKESMIELASRVGKHVYKRNGVLTEIKSFGQVQLGYGIKKLDGRYYQGQLMQMTMMATPNINKELHYLNKEDRLLRWLLVKHRDVKFGLDFLSEEDSRNELSRLPRSSIFNFNEDDDDDDDEYDSDQEGKQT; from the exons atgccGCTATATGATTGTATGCTTCTGCTGAAACCCCATGTGAGGAAGGAGTCCATGATCGAGTTAGCATCCAGAGTAGGCAAACATGTTTACAAACGAAATGGAGTTCTCACCGAGATTAAGTCCTTTGGACAAGTTCAGTTGGGTTACGGTATCAAGAAACTTGATGGAAGATATTATCAG GGCCAACTTATGCAGATGACTATGATGGCTACGCCCAACATCAACAAAGAGCTGCATTACCTGAACAAGGAAGATCGTTTGCTGCGATGGCTTCTTGTTAAACACCGTGATGTAAAATTTGGGTTGGACTTTCTTAGTGAAGAGGATTCTAGAAATGAACTCAGTAGATTACCTCGAAGcagcatatttaattttaatgaggatgatgatgatgatgacgacgaATATGATTCGGATCAAGAAGGAAAACAGACTTGA
- the LOC107427200 gene encoding sugar carrier protein A yields the protein MAGGSLAPAGKGTERAQQYKGKVTSYVVIACIVAAVGGSLFGYDIGISGGVTSMDGFLEKFFYTVYKNKKHAHENNYCKYNNQGLAAFTSSLYLAGLISSLVASPVTRKYGRRGSIICGGVSFLVGATLNAAAVNMAMLLLGRIMLGVGIGFGNQAVPLYLSEMAPTHLRGGLNMMFQLATTLGIFTANMINFGTQHLEKWGWRLSLGLAAAPALLMTVGGILLPETPNSLIERGLKERGRKVLERLRGTGDVNAEFADMLDASEIANAIKHPFRNILEKKNRPELVMAIFMPTFQILTGINSILFYAPVLFQTMGFGGNASLYSSALTGAVLCSSTLISIATVDKLGRRFLLISGGIQMITCQIIVAIILGIKFGDNQTLSKGYSILVVVVICLFVVAFGWSWGPLGWTVPSEIFPLEIRSAGQSITVAVNLLFTFIIAQSFLSLLCAFKFGIFLFFAGWITVMTIFVYVFLPETKGIPIEEMKFVWRQHWFWKRIVPEYPEDESNWTQSN from the exons ATGGCCGGAGGGAGTCTTGCTCCGGCAGGTAAGGGCACAGAAAGAGCACAGCAGTACAAAGGGAAGGTCACCTCCTATGTTGTCATAGCATGCATTGTTGCTGCTGTTGGTGGTTCACTTTTTGGCTATGATATTGGAATTTcag GAGGTGTGACATCTATGGATGGATTTCTTGAGAAATTCTTCTACACAGTTTACAAAAACAAGAAGCATGCACATGAAAACAATTATTGCAAGTATAACAACCAAGGGCTTGCAGCATTTACTTCCTCTTTGTATCTTGCTGGTTTGATATCATCTTTGGTCGCTTCTCCTGTTACGAGAAAATATGGTCGTCGGGGTAGCATAATTTGCGGTGGAGTCAGTTTCCTGGTTGGAGCAACTCTAAATGCAGCAGCAGTCAATATGGCAATGCTTCTACTGGGTAGGATCATGCTTGGTGTTGGGATTGGATTTGGAAATCAG GCAGTTCCACTATATTTATCAGAGATGGCACCAACACATCTTAGAGGTGGCTTGAATATGATGTTTCAGTTAGCTACTACCCTAGGAATCTTCACTGCAAACATGATCAACTTCGGAACCCAGCATCTCGAAAAGTGGGGGTGGAGGCTCTCTCTGGGATTGGCTGCAGCACCAGCCTTGTTGATGACAGTGGGGGGAATACTTCTTCCTGAAACACCCAACAGCTTAATTGAAAGGGGTTTAAAAGAGAGAGGCAGAAAAGTTCTGGAAAGACTTAGAGGAACTGGAGATGTAAATGCGGAGTTTGCAGACATGTTAGATGCAAGTGAAATTGCCAATGCAATTAAGCATCCTTTCAGAAACATTCTTGAGAAAAAGAACAGACCGGAACTGGTTATGGCAATCTTCATGCCAACTTTCCAGATCCTCACAGGCATAAACTCTATTCTCTTCTATGCTCCAGTGTTATTTCAAACTATGGGATTCGGTGGAAATGCTTCCCTCTATTCCTCAGCTTTAACTGGTGCGGTTCTTTGTTCATCTACACTGATATCGATTGCTACTGTCGATAAACTGGGCCGTAGATTTTTGCTTATTAGCGGTGGAATACAAATGATTACATGCCAG ATCATAGTTGCCATAATCTTGGGGATCAAGTTCGGCGATAACCAGACACTATCAAAAGGCTACTCCatattggtggtggtggtgatttGCCTCTTCGTTGTAGCCTTTGGATGGTCATGGGGTCCCCTTGGCTGGACTGTGCCAAGTGAGATTTTTCCTTTAGAGATCCGATCAGCTGGACAAAGCATTACAGTGGCTGTGAACCTTCTTTTCACCTTCATCATTGCTCAGTCTTTCCTTTCCCTCCTCTGTGCGTTCAAGTTTGGAATCTTCCTCTTCTTTGCCGGCTGGATCACTGTCATGACCATCTTTGTCTATGTGTTCCTGCCTGAAACCAAAGGGATACCAATTGAAGAGATGAAATTTGTATGGAGACAGCACTGGTTCTGGAAGAGGATAGTGCCTGAATATCCAGAAGATGAGAGTAACTGGACGCAAAGCAATTGA
- the LOC107427212 gene encoding uncharacterized protein LOC107427212: MGTAILRSQDCLQSRFQHETLILSHSVRSRRKPSYSYPTSTGDASKGGDVSQSRRRKRSPVGLQSSPPQQQLDRERNRFADRSMEARVPAKNLVMGQVKILKRGETLSVSPVKNNNRGGGLSGENNRKPRAKSEEDLDLVLGSTDRLGPDPEMVQKQIRVAEFKVVDGVYAGSAAFYSSPPPSSVPLPAFLGKNGAATSDLRRILGLDLD, encoded by the coding sequence atGGGCACGGCGATTCTACGATCTCAGGACTGCTTGCAGTCTCGGTTTCAACACGAAACCCTAATCCTAAGCCATTCCGTCAGATCGCGCCGGAAACCTAGTTATTCTTACCCGACTAGCACTGGCGATGCCTCAAAAGGCGGTGATGTTTCGCAGTCCCGACGGCGAAAGCGGAGCCCGGTTGGGTTGCAATCCAGTCCGCCACAACAACAACTAGATCGTGAACGTAATCGGTTTGCAGATCGGTCTATGGAGGCGAGGGTTCCGGCGAAGAATCTCGTTATGGGCCAGGTTAAGATCCTGAAGCGCGGTGAGACGTTGAGCGTGAGCCCTGTGAAGAATAATAATCGAGGAGGTGGACTCTCGGGTGAGAATAATAGGAAGCCGAGGGCGAAAAGCGAGGAGGATTTGGATTTGGTGTTGGGATCGACGGATCGTTTGGGTCCTGACCCGGAAATGGTGCAGAAACAGATTAGGGTTGCCGAATTCAAGGTTGTGGATGGGGTTTATGCCGGATCGGCGGCTTTTTATTCTTCGCCGCCACCGAGCTCGGTTCCGCTgccggcttttctaggcaagaACGGCGCCGCGACCAGCGATTTACGTCGGATTTTGGGGCTCGATCTGGATTGA